Proteins encoded within one genomic window of Halorussus salilacus:
- a CDS encoding TRAP transporter permease: protein MSDDERADEAVVPDADQQELIEQLERRRSLRGTFAVAVSIVAIAFSAFQMWIAARGFEFAATVPLVGEVEIVSLQLLQVNAIHVSFALVLTFLLFPPSTGDGFVSRRLARVVPAMRDRFGGDSPVTRVGERARGAVRWLVVDPDRRRVTPIDWVFVLFALLSASYMITGFEEIRRMRALGLSFGRSLREVVPFLWPVFDALAAVGIGIGDTSYAFVLGAVGVLLVLEATRRALGVYLMVIVASFIVYARWGYLIPLNAPYVGVLSIPPLSWNSVVQNLWYNTENGVFGIPVTVSVRFIYIFILFGAFLEMSGAGKWFIDLAYSATGQRKGGPAKASIIASGFMGTISGSSIANTVTTGAFTIPLMKRSGYSPEFSGAVEASASSGGQILPPVMGAAAFLIVEYTLTPFRDVIMAAAIPAIVFFFGVWVMVHLEASKRNIGGLTTEDIVSWRPHLMRGWFYLVPLVLLLYYLIVARLSVARSAWFTLVAIAALIALVAAYNDETRVPLLATIVAVFAVETAAFAVTGAGIVDTLTGGAPGTGLAPAAAATAAAGKLGWLTLAVSIVTMLVRPRGDAPLLDFDSKVDDAVSAAADAVRRPRLAENKPFQFGGFVLKSMDSGARTATAVVIAVAAAGIIPGVISVSGLGPNLTSLIRTVAGGSIVALLVLTAVSSIILGMGMPTTVTYIILVSMLGPAISEFGIPILAAHLFILYFGVIADITPPVAVAAYAASGIAQSDQFETGVKAFSLSLNKAIVPFAFVLTPGILLLRGVGTGQEVRVIGLSDVADLGYFIPEVLIPVVGVFVGVVALGGTIIGYFYTDVNDLGRAGFALAALLLMAPLLVFNATVTVLSFAGITLNVQPLVFDLLLRGVGIVLFGALVFWNRRRGETERAAESGATEAA, encoded by the coding sequence ATGAGCGACGACGAACGAGCCGACGAGGCGGTCGTACCGGACGCCGACCAACAGGAACTCATCGAGCAGTTGGAACGAAGGCGGTCGCTACGGGGGACGTTCGCGGTCGCCGTCTCGATAGTCGCCATCGCGTTCTCGGCGTTCCAGATGTGGATCGCCGCCCGGGGGTTCGAGTTCGCGGCGACCGTCCCGCTGGTCGGCGAGGTCGAAATCGTGTCGCTCCAACTGCTTCAGGTCAACGCCATCCACGTCTCGTTCGCGCTCGTGCTGACGTTCCTGCTGTTTCCGCCGTCGACCGGCGACGGCTTCGTCTCCCGGCGACTCGCCCGCGTGGTCCCCGCGATGCGCGACCGGTTCGGTGGCGATAGCCCGGTGACCCGGGTCGGCGAGCGCGCTCGCGGCGCGGTCCGGTGGCTCGTCGTGGACCCCGACCGTCGGCGCGTGACTCCGATAGACTGGGTGTTCGTGCTGTTCGCCCTCCTCTCGGCGTCGTACATGATCACCGGGTTCGAGGAGATACGCCGGATGCGGGCGCTCGGGCTGAGCTTCGGTCGGAGCCTCCGCGAGGTGGTCCCGTTCCTGTGGCCGGTGTTCGACGCGCTCGCCGCGGTCGGAATCGGCATCGGCGACACCTCCTACGCGTTCGTCCTCGGGGCGGTCGGCGTCCTGCTCGTGCTGGAGGCGACCCGGCGCGCGCTCGGGGTCTACCTGATGGTCATCGTCGCGTCGTTCATCGTCTACGCGCGGTGGGGCTACCTCATCCCGTTGAACGCGCCGTACGTCGGCGTCCTCTCGATTCCGCCGCTGAGCTGGAACTCGGTCGTCCAGAACCTCTGGTACAACACCGAGAACGGCGTGTTCGGGATTCCCGTAACGGTGAGCGTCCGGTTCATCTACATCTTCATCCTGTTCGGCGCGTTCCTCGAGATGAGCGGGGCGGGCAAGTGGTTCATCGACCTCGCGTACTCCGCGACCGGCCAGCGAAAGGGCGGGCCCGCGAAGGCGAGCATCATCGCCAGCGGCTTCATGGGAACCATCAGCGGGTCGTCCATCGCCAACACCGTGACCACGGGGGCGTTCACGATTCCGCTGATGAAGCGGTCGGGGTACAGCCCCGAGTTCTCGGGCGCGGTCGAGGCCTCGGCGTCGTCGGGCGGTCAGATACTTCCGCCGGTGATGGGCGCGGCGGCGTTCCTCATCGTCGAGTACACGCTGACGCCGTTCCGGGACGTCATCATGGCCGCGGCCATCCCCGCCATCGTGTTCTTCTTCGGCGTCTGGGTGATGGTCCACCTCGAAGCCTCGAAGCGCAACATCGGGGGGCTCACGACCGAGGACATCGTGTCGTGGCGGCCCCACCTCATGCGCGGGTGGTTCTACCTCGTCCCGCTCGTCCTCCTGCTGTACTACCTCATCGTCGCCCGACTGTCGGTCGCTCGGTCGGCGTGGTTCACGCTGGTCGCCATCGCGGCGCTCATCGCGCTCGTCGCGGCCTACAACGACGAGACGCGCGTCCCGCTACTCGCGACCATCGTCGCCGTCTTCGCGGTCGAAACCGCGGCCTTCGCGGTGACCGGCGCGGGCATCGTGGACACGCTCACGGGCGGCGCGCCCGGGACCGGTCTCGCTCCGGCCGCGGCGGCGACCGCCGCGGCCGGAAAGCTCGGCTGGCTCACGCTCGCGGTCAGCATCGTGACGATGCTGGTTCGGCCCCGCGGCGACGCCCCGCTTCTGGACTTCGACTCGAAGGTCGACGACGCGGTGTCGGCCGCCGCCGACGCGGTTCGGCGGCCGCGACTCGCCGAGAACAAACCGTTCCAGTTCGGCGGGTTCGTCCTCAAGTCGATGGACTCGGGGGCCCGCACCGCGACCGCGGTCGTCATCGCGGTCGCGGCGGCGGGCATCATCCCGGGGGTCATCAGCGTGAGCGGTCTCGGGCCGAACCTGACCTCGCTCATCCGGACCGTGGCGGGCGGGTCCATCGTCGCCCTGCTCGTGCTGACCGCCGTCTCCTCTATCATCCTCGGGATGGGGATGCCGACCACAGTGACCTACATCATCCTCGTCTCGATGCTGGGTCCGGCAATCAGCGAGTTCGGCATCCCCATCCTCGCGGCCCACCTGTTCATCCTCTACTTCGGCGTCATCGCCGACATCACGCCGCCGGTCGCGGTCGCGGCCTACGCGGCGTCGGGTATCGCCCAGTCAGACCAGTTCGAGACGGGGGTGAAGGCGTTCTCGCTGTCGCTCAACAAGGCCATCGTTCCGTTCGCCTTCGTGCTGACACCGGGTATCCTCCTGCTCCGGGGCGTGGGCACGGGTCAGGAGGTCCGCGTCATCGGCCTCTCGGACGTGGCCGACCTCGGGTACTTCATCCCGGAAGTGCTGATTCCGGTCGTCGGCGTGTTCGTCGGGGTCGTGGCGCTCGGTGGGACGATAATCGGGTACTTCTACACCGACGTGAACGACCTCGGGCGAGCGGGGTTCGCGCTCGCCGCGCTCTTGCTGATGGCCCCGTTACTGGTGTTCAACGCGACCGTGACGGTCCTCTCGTTCGCTGGAATCACCCTGAACGTCCAACCCCTCGTCTTCGACCTCCTGCTTCGGGGGGTCGGTATCGTGCTGTTCGGCGCGCTCGTGTTCTGGAATCGGCGGCGCGGGGAGACCGAACGTGCCGCCGAGTCCGGCGCGACCGAGGCGGCCTGA
- a CDS encoding A24 family peptidase codes for MSPLPIDATVPDLLRLLVVPVFGWAAWRDAKTRRIPNRTWYPLAALAVVLLAWEGWQAWTGTPFETRAFALRAAISLGFVAPLVLAFWWFRAFGGADAKAFLVVAALFPTFPSYVVAGWEFPLHQTLVGVFSLTVLTNTVLVGALYPLAVLVRNAATGRFSSVMFVGKPVPWDAIPTEHGRLLETPEGTTRNGVDLDAVRMYLRWRGLTLADLRERTDRLRDPASLPENPNPPGDGAVDDVRADGAGAPSAVGEETTPTDAPPESADDPLDDPWGAAAFLADIDHGAYGTTPEQLRDGLDVLADEEEVWVSPGIPFIIPLFVGTVVALVYGDLLFAGLGWVGIGAF; via the coding sequence ATGTCCCCACTCCCCATCGACGCCACCGTCCCCGACCTGCTTCGACTGCTCGTCGTCCCGGTCTTCGGGTGGGCCGCGTGGCGCGACGCGAAGACCCGCCGGATTCCCAACCGGACGTGGTACCCGCTCGCGGCGCTCGCAGTCGTCCTGCTGGCGTGGGAGGGCTGGCAGGCGTGGACCGGAACCCCGTTCGAGACCCGCGCGTTCGCTCTCCGGGCCGCCATCAGCCTCGGCTTCGTCGCGCCCTTGGTCCTCGCGTTCTGGTGGTTCCGGGCGTTCGGCGGAGCCGACGCCAAGGCGTTCCTCGTGGTGGCCGCCCTGTTCCCGACGTTCCCGAGTTACGTCGTGGCCGGATGGGAGTTCCCGCTCCACCAGACCCTCGTCGGCGTGTTCTCGCTCACCGTCCTCACGAACACCGTCCTCGTCGGCGCGCTGTACCCACTCGCCGTCCTCGTTCGGAACGCCGCGACCGGGCGGTTCTCGTCGGTGATGTTCGTCGGCAAGCCCGTCCCGTGGGACGCGATTCCGACCGAGCACGGCCGCCTGCTGGAGACGCCCGAGGGGACGACCCGAAACGGCGTGGACCTCGACGCGGTCCGGATGTACCTCCGGTGGCGCGGCCTGACGCTGGCCGACCTCCGCGAGCGGACCGACCGCCTGCGCGACCCCGCCAGCCTCCCCGAGAACCCGAATCCGCCGGGCGACGGTGCGGTCGACGACGTTCGAGCCGACGGCGCGGGAGCGCCGTCGGCGGTCGGCGAGGAGACCACTCCGACCGACGCGCCCCCCGAATCCGCCGACGACCCCCTCGACGACCCGTGGGGCGCGGCGGCGTTCCTCGCCGACATCGACCACGGCGCGTACGGAACGACCCCCGAGCAACTCCGTGACGGACTGGACGTGCTCGCCGACGAGGAGGAGGTCTGGGTGTCGCCGGGCATCCCGTTCATCATTCCGCTGTTCGTCGGCACGGTGGTCGCGCTGGTCTACGGCGACCTGCTGTTCGCGGGGCTGGGTTGGGTCGGAATCGGGGCGTTCTGA
- a CDS encoding inorganic phosphate transporter: MISLLLLVGLGVAVFVGFNIGGSSTGVAFGPAVGSRVVSKTGAGALMAAFALLGGWTVGRNVVATMGGQIVPSSLFTLPASVGVLFFVGLALLVSNLFGVPASTSMTAVGAIAGLGVAAGNIDWGVMGRIVSWWLVAPIVAFWVCAVVGRYVYPYLDVWFRIDRSEGPLFEYGRVASIPYPVPAADTSRRELVSSVLVVVIGCYMAFSAGASNVANAVAPLVGSDAITMNQGVFLAGGAIALGAFTIARRTLDTVGNDLTDLPLLAALIVEVVSASLITLLSYLGIPASLAVSATMCIVGLGWGRATRTVRLSDAATAAVRGSETADTGDAADGDEDTPDAGKPKVSVNALAAEPADEVRKIGEEDPADLQAADLFDPEATARVVMLWILTPSISAVASFLLFRFFPIYQ, from the coding sequence TCGGCCCCGCGGTCGGCAGTCGCGTCGTCTCGAAAACGGGTGCGGGCGCACTGATGGCCGCGTTCGCGTTGCTCGGCGGATGGACCGTCGGTCGGAACGTCGTCGCCACGATGGGAGGGCAGATCGTCCCCTCGTCGCTTTTCACCCTGCCCGCGAGCGTCGGGGTCCTCTTCTTCGTGGGACTCGCCCTGCTCGTCTCGAACCTGTTCGGCGTGCCCGCCTCCACCTCGATGACCGCCGTCGGGGCAATCGCCGGGTTGGGCGTCGCGGCCGGGAACATCGACTGGGGCGTGATGGGCCGCATCGTCTCGTGGTGGCTCGTCGCGCCCATCGTCGCGTTCTGGGTGTGTGCGGTCGTCGGCCGGTACGTCTACCCGTACCTCGACGTGTGGTTCCGCATCGACCGGTCGGAGGGTCCCCTGTTCGAGTACGGCCGGGTGGCGTCGATTCCCTATCCGGTCCCCGCGGCCGACACCTCCCGGCGCGAGCTCGTGAGTAGCGTCCTCGTGGTGGTGATCGGCTGTTACATGGCGTTCTCGGCGGGCGCGAGCAACGTCGCCAACGCGGTCGCGCCCCTCGTGGGGAGCGACGCCATCACGATGAATCAGGGCGTCTTCCTCGCTGGCGGGGCCATCGCGCTCGGGGCCTTTACCATCGCTCGGCGGACCCTCGACACCGTCGGCAACGACCTCACCGACCTCCCCCTGCTGGCGGCGCTCATCGTCGAGGTGGTGTCGGCGTCGCTCATCACACTGCTATCGTACCTCGGGATTCCGGCCAGCCTCGCGGTCAGCGCCACGATGTGTATCGTCGGTCTCGGCTGGGGCCGGGCGACCCGGACGGTCCGGCTCTCGGACGCCGCGACCGCCGCGGTCCGGGGAAGCGAGACGGCGGACACCGGTGACGCCGCAGACGGAGACGAGGACACGCCAGACGCCGGGAAGCCGAAGGTGAGCGTGAACGCGCTCGCCGCCGAACCCGCCGACGAGGTCCGGAAGATCGGCGAGGAGGACCCCGCGGACCTCCAGGCCGCCGACCTGTTCGACCCGGAGGCGACCGCGCGAGTGGTCATGCTCTGGATTCTGACGCCCTCCATCTCGGCGGTCGCGTCGTTCCTGCTGTTCCGGTTCTTCCCGATTTATCAGTAG
- the fer gene encoding ferredoxin Fer translates to MPTVEYLNYEVLDDQGWDMDDDDLFEQAADADLGDEDYGTLEVAEGEYILEAAEAQGYDWPFSCRAGACANCAAIVKEGDIDMDMQQILSDEEVEEKNVRLTCIGSAATDEVKIVYNAKHLDYLQNRVI, encoded by the coding sequence ATGCCAACCGTAGAATACCTCAACTACGAAGTGCTGGACGACCAGGGCTGGGACATGGACGACGACGACCTCTTCGAGCAGGCCGCCGACGCGGACCTCGGCGACGAGGACTACGGCACGCTCGAAGTGGCCGAGGGCGAGTACATCCTCGAGGCCGCCGAGGCGCAGGGCTACGACTGGCCCTTCTCGTGCCGCGCCGGTGCGTGTGCGAACTGCGCCGCCATCGTCAAGGAGGGCGACATCGACATGGACATGCAGCAGATCCTCAGCGACGAGGAGGTCGAGGAGAAGAACGTCCGCCTGACCTGCATCGGTAGCGCGGCGACCGACGAGGTCAAGATCGTCTACAACGCCAAGCACCTCGACTACCTCCAGAACCGCGTCATATAG